The DNA window TGATCTAAAGTCCCCTGCTAACTTCAGCCATGGTTCACTTTGTGGGGTATCCGTCGCCGATCCCCGTATTGCGGAACGGCCCCGCACAAGCTTCGGCAGCTACTTCCCATGATGATAGTATTACAACCATTCATCTTTAGCTGCAACCCTTTCTTGCCTTTATAACAGCATTCTTGAACCTATAGACACATACTTCACATATTAACACCCGCTCCATCAACCATTACCGTCACCGTGGCTTTTATCAAGAAATCGCTCTATTTCCCATCTCGCTGCTTCAGACAAATCTCCTCTCGACTTACACACTCGAGACAGCTGTCGAGAATCAATATGGCGTGGACATGCAGTGGTGACACAAACTCGGCCCTGATCGAGAATATGTGGAAGAATGGGCTTATCACTGATGCTCGAGTGAAAGAGGCATTTCTCAAAGTATGTCCGCCCCCTTTATCCGTCCGAACTGCATACTGACGTCCCAGGTTGACCGCGCACACTACGCCCCAGCGATGCCATACGAAGACTCCCCCCAACCTATCGGCTACTCGGCTACTATATCCGCACCACATATGCATGCTTCAGCGATCGAACATGTCCTTAGCTATCTCCTCCCATCGTCCACGTCTCCTTCCCCACGCATTCTCGACGTCGGTTCCGGCTCGGGCTATCTAACGCATATCATGGCTGAGCTTGTCGGTGAGAAGGGTCTTGTGGTAGGGCTGGAACATATCAGGCAGTTAAAGGAGTTAGGCGAGAATAACATGGCAAAAAGTGAGCGGGGAAGTAGATTCCTAGAGAGTGGGAAGGTGAGGTTTCGGTTTGGCGACGGAAGAAAGGGGTGGGTTGAAGAGCCAAGAGAGGGCGAGCAGCAGGAAGGTATGGGGTGGGATGTTATCCACGTTGGGGCTTCGGCAGTGGAGGTTCATCCTGAGTTAATCGAGCAGTTAAAGTCTCCTGGATGGTAAGTCGAGCGTCTTCAGTCTGTATGAGGATATACTAAAAGATGCAGCATGTTTATACCAGTTGACGACGATAAGATGGGATACAACCAGCACGTTTGGCGGATCGAGAAAGACGGCAATGGGGAAGTTACAAAGAAGAAGTTATTCGGCGTTCGATATGTCCCATTAACCGAGGCGCCGAGggagtaggtaggtaccctGGTATGATACCCTTGACTCGCTTGCTTTTTCACGCTGTGAAGTTGACATAGgaagtataataaaaacGATATAACTTTATTCCAACGCATCTGATGATTCAGCATTCAAGTCATTTATCCATGAAATCATAACTCGTGTACATCCATTAACTCCAAAAAATGTGCAAACAAACATCCTCATCCTTTGTCTCCAGAATGAACTCGCTTC is part of the Fusarium poae strain DAOMC 252244 chromosome 4, whole genome shotgun sequence genome and encodes:
- a CDS encoding hypothetical protein (BUSCO:44139at5125) — its product is MWKNGLITDARVKEAFLKVDRAHYAPAMPYEDSPQPIGYSATISAPHMHASAIEHVLSYLLPSSTSPSPRILDVGSGSGYLTHIMAELVGEKGLVVGLEHIRQLKELGENNMAKSERGSRFLESGKVRFRFGDGRKGWVEEPREGEQQEGMGWDVIHVGASAVEVHPELIEQLKSPGCMFIPVDDDKMGYNQHVWRIEKDGNGEVTKKKLFGVRYVPLTEAPRE